In the genome of Rhodamnia argentea isolate NSW1041297 chromosome 3, ASM2092103v1, whole genome shotgun sequence, one region contains:
- the LOC115727610 gene encoding disease resistance protein L6-like encodes MEKSLGYDYEVFLSFRGPDTRSDITDYLYTSMIDAGIRAYKDDEELRIGEEISGQLLQAIEQSKISIPIFSKGYAESPWCLRELVKMVERKNTSKHTIMPIFYDVAPSEVKYQTEHYRTAIASQENKNRFDVETINKWTAALNEVGALKGWDLHNKPNRGKGEFVKEVVNNVLTELKSAYLEVSDCLVEVDNLVDEIMRVIGSHNNETKIVGIHGMGGVGKTTLAKIVYNKLSNDFVDCCFLSNIREIEMTCLQNQLISDILKKKWTRVDNIMEGTKLIKERLCSKRVLLLLDDVDKTSQLDALIQKHDWFGKGSKIIITTRDQGILDRPTLVDGTYELTGMDFDHSLQLFSKHAFRRDYPLEQYISHSERALNICGGLPLALEVIGSLLSGKSIEKWDIILKELEELPHEDVQRKLMISIGSLNEDQRKIFLDVACFFIGFDKRIVIHMWESCRFLPVQSLQILQQRSLIKIREDNQLWMHDWLRDIGRNSIQQGSGRKPGVWTQAQALEVLEKIQVINAENQGFF; translated from the exons ATGGAGAAGTCATTGGGGTACGATTACGAAGTGTTTTTGAGCTTCAGAGGACCTGATACCCGTAGCGACATTACTGATTACCTCTACACCAGCATGATTGATGCTGGAATTCGGGCATATAAAGACGACGAAGAACTTCGGATTGGGGAAGAGATCAGCGGCCAGCTTCTCCAAGCGATTGAGCAGTCAAAGATCTCAATACCAATCTTTTCTAAAGGATATGCCGAAAGTCCATGGTGCCTTAGGGAGTTGGTCAAGATGGTGGAGAGAAAGAATACAAGCAAACATACGATCATGCCCATATTCTACGATGTTGCACCATCTGAGGTAAAATACCAGACTGAGCACTACCGCACTGCCATTGCTTCTCAAGAAAACAAGAATCGGTTCGATGTTGAGACTATCAACAAGTGGACGGCTGCTCTCAATGAGGTTGGAGCACTAAAGGGATGGGACCTCCACAACAAGCCAAACAG AGGCAAAGGTGAATTTGTGAAAGAAGTTGTCAATAACGTTTTGACTGAGTTGAAAAGCGCTTACTTGGAAGTATCTGATTGCTTGGTCGAAGTAGACAATCTTGTGGATGAAATCATGAGGGTGATAGGTTCCCACAACAATGAAACAAAGATCGTTGGAATTCATGGCATGGGTGGCGTGGGAAAGACAACTCTTGCCAAGATAGTGTATAATAAACTTTCTAATGATTTTGTTGATTGTTGCTTCCTTTCCAACATCCGAGAAATAGAGATGACGTGCTTGCAGAATCAACTCATATCTgacatccttaaaaaaaaatggacccgTGTTGATAATATAATGGAGGGGACAAAGTTGATCAAGGAAAGGTTGTGCTCTAAAAGAGTGCTTCTTCTACTTGATGATGTTGACAAAACAAGTCAACTTGATGCGCTCATTCAGAAGCATGATTGGTTTGGAAAAGGAAGTAAGATTATTATTACGACCAGAGACCAAGGGATTCTCGATAGGCCTACACTTGTTGATGGGACTTACGAACTTACTGGCATGGATTTTGATcattctcttcaactttttagcaAACATGCGTTTAGAAGAGATTATCCCTTAGAGCAATACATCTCTCACTCTGAAAGAGCACTAAATATATGCGGCGGTCTTCCTTTAGCTCTCGAGGTAATAGGTTCTCTTTTGTCGGGAAAAAGCATTGAGAAGTGGGATATCATATTAAAGGAGTTAGAAGAGTTGCCTCACGAGGATGTCCAAAGGAAGCTGATGATCAGCATTGGGTCATTAAATGAagaccaaagaaaaatatttcttgatgTCGCTTGTTTCTTCATAGGTTTTGATAAAAGAATTGTGATTCACATGTGGGAAAGCTGTAGATTTCTTCCTGTACAATCGCTTCAAATCCTCCAGCAAAGATCTTTGATAAAGATCAGAGAAGATAACCAACTGTGG